A single region of the Paraburkholderia sp. SOS3 genome encodes:
- a CDS encoding MurR/RpiR family transcriptional regulator, translating into MAATQTKKNRRSVSIESRIAERYDQLSEIDQRLADVILSAPGQLAMLTATELAASAQVSKATATRFFQKLGYASYDDARETAKAALMGGSPLYMQERGRKEANGGLDEVVEAHLKHEVTNLASTYRSLDRQMLGEAVSGIASARRVVIIGYRHSHTIATMIRRELVQVRGDVIVLPAPGDTIAEYVGDLGAKDVAIVIGLRRRVPAVELVMAALAEAGVSTLYVSDVIAGKPARLARWVIRCHTDGMMLFDSVAGIAAIVNLICSLVAERLRERGSAHLQRVEVLHQQLQELE; encoded by the coding sequence ATGGCTGCAACACAGACGAAGAAGAACCGGCGTTCGGTATCGATAGAAAGCCGGATTGCCGAGCGCTACGACCAGTTGTCGGAGATCGATCAGCGGCTCGCGGACGTGATCCTGAGCGCGCCGGGCCAACTGGCGATGCTGACCGCAACGGAACTGGCCGCGAGCGCACAGGTGTCGAAGGCGACCGCTACGCGTTTTTTTCAGAAATTGGGCTACGCGTCATACGACGATGCGCGCGAGACGGCGAAGGCGGCGCTCATGGGCGGCTCGCCGCTCTATATGCAGGAGAGGGGAAGGAAAGAAGCGAACGGCGGGCTCGACGAAGTGGTGGAGGCGCACCTGAAGCACGAGGTGACGAATCTTGCCAGCACCTACCGGTCGCTCGACAGGCAGATGCTGGGGGAGGCGGTGAGCGGTATCGCGAGCGCGCGAAGGGTGGTGATCATCGGCTACCGGCATAGTCACACGATTGCGACGATGATCCGCCGCGAGCTGGTGCAGGTGCGCGGCGACGTGATCGTGCTTCCCGCGCCGGGCGACACGATCGCGGAGTACGTCGGCGATCTCGGCGCGAAAGACGTCGCGATCGTCATCGGCTTGCGCCGGCGGGTGCCTGCCGTCGAACTGGTGATGGCAGCGCTGGCCGAAGCGGGCGTAAGCACGCTCTACGTGTCGGACGTGATTGCGGGCAAGCCGGCGCGTCTCGCACGATGGGTGATCCGCTGCCATACCGACGGCATGATGCTGTTCGACAGCGTGGCGGGGATCGCCGCCATCGTCAATCTGATCTGCTCGCTGGTGGCCGAACGTCTGCGCGAGCGCGGCAGCGCGCATCTGCAACGCGTCGAGGTATTGCATCAGCAGTTGCAGGAACTGGAGTAA
- a CDS encoding transporter substrate-binding domain-containing protein, which produces MSLPRLTRIVLAALVPAAALLHAVTSHADTLDDIKSRGKMIVAIDPTFAPYEYTDASNAIVGYDPAILAAVAKRLGVTIEYQRMAFSGIIPGLLAHSFDMEGSALNVTAERAKRIAYVVPTSKTVNGALVRLDFKKIAAKPTPESLAGMTGAVKTGSAPESILKQFNETLKSRNLAPINILSVDSVDQTVAALMTRRADFVFDDLTVLAGVVRQNPGKMKLTGELGPSQWISLATRPEDTRLNKAISDEILAMKKSGELARLQKQYLGVTFDTPSADFIPAQ; this is translated from the coding sequence ATGTCACTGCCGCGCCTCACCCGTATCGTCCTCGCTGCTCTCGTCCCGGCCGCCGCGCTGTTGCATGCCGTGACGTCGCACGCCGACACGCTCGACGACATCAAGAGCCGCGGCAAGATGATCGTCGCGATCGACCCGACCTTCGCCCCGTACGAATACACCGATGCGAGCAACGCGATCGTCGGTTACGACCCTGCCATTCTGGCGGCCGTGGCCAAACGTCTCGGCGTGACAATCGAATATCAGCGCATGGCGTTCAGCGGCATCATCCCCGGCCTGCTCGCGCATTCGTTCGATATGGAAGGCTCCGCGCTCAACGTCACGGCGGAACGCGCAAAGCGCATCGCCTACGTGGTGCCCACCAGCAAGACCGTGAACGGCGCACTGGTGCGCCTCGACTTCAAGAAGATTGCTGCGAAGCCCACGCCCGAATCGCTCGCCGGCATGACGGGCGCCGTCAAGACCGGCAGCGCGCCGGAGTCGATCCTCAAGCAGTTCAACGAAACGCTGAAGAGCAGGAACCTCGCGCCGATCAACATCCTGAGCGTGGATAGCGTGGACCAGACGGTCGCCGCGCTAATGACGCGCCGCGCCGACTTCGTGTTCGACGATCTCACCGTGCTCGCGGGCGTCGTCAGGCAGAACCCCGGCAAGATGAAGCTGACGGGCGAACTCGGACCTTCGCAATGGATTTCGCTCGCCACGCGTCCCGAGGACACACGCCTGAACAAAGCCATCAGCGACGAGATTCTCGCGATGAAGAAGAGCGGCGAACTGGCCCGTCTGCAAAAGCAGTACCTCGGCGTGACGTTCGATACGCCGTCGGCCGATTTCATTCCTGCTCAGTGA